The proteins below are encoded in one region of Aequorivita iocasae:
- the rplK gene encoding 50S ribosomal protein L11, translating into MAKEVSKVVKLQVRGGAANPSPPVGPALGAAGVNIMEFCKQFNARTQDKQGKVLPVAITVYKDKSFDFVIKTPPAAVQILEAAKAKKGSGEPHAKKVATISWDQIKTIAEDKMPDLNAFTVESAMKMVAGTARSMGIKVKGDAPF; encoded by the coding sequence ATGGCAAAAGAAGTTAGTAAAGTAGTTAAGTTGCAAGTTCGTGGAGGTGCTGCTAACCCATCACCACCAGTTGGACCTGCCCTTGGTGCTGCCGGTGTTAACATCATGGAATTCTGCAAGCAGTTTAATGCTAGAACCCAGGATAAGCAAGGAAAAGTATTGCCAGTAGCGATCACGGTTTACAAAGACAAATCATTTGATTTTGTTATTAAAACCCCACCCGCTGCCGTACAAATACTTGAAGCTGCTAAGGCAAAAAAGGGCTCCGGTGAACCACACGCAAAAAAAGTAGCCACAATCTCTTGGGACCAAATCAAAACGATCGCGGAAGACAAAATGCCCGATCTTAATGCATTTACCGTTGAGTCTGCCATGAAAATGGTAGCTGGTACTGCACGTTCCATGGGAATTAAAGTAAAAGGTGACGCACCTTTTTAA
- the rplA gene encoding 50S ribosomal protein L1, with protein sequence MARLTKKQKEAASKIEPNKAYSVAEASALIKEITSVKFDASVDLAVRLNVDPRKANQMVRGVVTLPHGTGKDVKVLALVTPDKEAEAKEAGADYVGLDEYLDKIKGGWTDVDVIVTMPSVMGKLGPLGRVLGPRGLMPNPKTGTVTMDVAKAVSDVKAGKIDFKVDKTGIVHAAIGKASFDAEKIAGNARELLTTLVKLKPQAAKGVYIKSIYMSSTMSPGVEIDTKRFTEQ encoded by the coding sequence ATGGCACGATTAACTAAAAAGCAAAAGGAAGCCGCTTCAAAAATAGAGCCTAACAAGGCCTATTCAGTAGCTGAAGCTTCTGCTTTAATAAAAGAAATCACCAGCGTAAAGTTTGATGCTTCCGTTGACCTTGCGGTACGTCTTAACGTGGATCCACGTAAAGCGAACCAAATGGTTAGAGGCGTTGTTACCCTTCCACACGGAACAGGTAAAGACGTTAAAGTGTTGGCATTGGTAACTCCAGATAAGGAGGCCGAGGCTAAAGAAGCAGGAGCAGACTACGTAGGTCTAGATGAGTACCTCGACAAAATTAAAGGAGGATGGACAGATGTTGACGTTATAGTAACTATGCCAAGTGTAATGGGTAAATTAGGTCCTTTAGGACGCGTATTAGGTCCTCGTGGCCTTATGCCAAACCCAAAAACAGGTACAGTGACAATGGACGTTGCTAAAGCAGTTTCTGATGTAAAAGCTGGTAAGATCGATTTTAAGGTTGACAAAACCGGTATTGTACACGCAGCAATCGGAAAAGCATCTTTTGATGCCGAAAAAATTGCAGGAAATGCAAGAGAATTATTAACAACCCTCGTTAAGCTAAAGCCTCAAGCGGCAAAAGGTGTTTACATAAAGAGTATCTATATGTCTAGCACAATGAGCCCAGGTGTTGAAATCGACACTAAAAGGTTTACTGAGCAGTAA
- the rplJ gene encoding 50S ribosomal protein L10: MTREEKSQVIETLTAQLSDNANIYLADISGLDAGNTSNLRRACFKAGVQLAVVKNTLLKKAMESSDKDFGELTNILKGNTSLMISETGNAPAKVIKEFRKKSDKPLLKGAYIQESIYVGDNQLDSLVELKSKDELIGEIIGLLQSPAKNVISALKSGGSTIAGLVKTLSEREG, from the coding sequence ATGACAAGAGAAGAAAAATCACAAGTAATTGAAACGTTGACTGCGCAGTTGTCTGATAATGCCAATATCTATTTGGCAGATATTTCAGGACTAGACGCAGGGAATACTTCCAACCTTCGTAGGGCTTGCTTCAAAGCAGGTGTTCAGTTGGCAGTTGTTAAGAACACATTGCTTAAAAAAGCAATGGAAAGTTCCGATAAAGATTTTGGTGAGCTTACAAATATCCTGAAAGGAAACACATCTTTGATGATTTCTGAAACAGGAAATGCTCCAGCTAAAGTAATTAAGGAATTCAGAAAAAAATCTGATAAGCCTCTTTTAAAGGGAGCCTACATCCAAGAGTCAATTTACGTTGGCGATAACCAATTGGATAGTCTGGTTGAGCTTAAATCTAAAGACGAGCTTATTGGAGAAATTATCGGGTTGCTACAATCCCCTGCCAAAAACGTTATCTCTGCTCTTAAGAGTGGTGGTAGCACAATTGCAGGACTTGTTAAAACCTTATCCGAGAGAGAAGGATAA
- the rplL gene encoding 50S ribosomal protein L7/L12, with amino-acid sequence MADLKDFAEQLVNLTVKEVNELATILKDEYGIEPAAAAVAVAAGGAAAGGEAAEEQSEFTVMLKAAGASKLAVVKLVKELTGAGLKEAKELVDNAPSPIKEGVAKDEAEALKAQLEEAGAEVELK; translated from the coding sequence ATGGCAGATTTGAAAGATTTCGCAGAACAATTGGTTAACCTAACAGTAAAAGAAGTTAATGAGTTAGCTACAATATTAAAAGATGAGTATGGCATCGAGCCTGCTGCTGCAGCTGTTGCTGTTGCTGCTGGTGGTGCTGCTGCTGGTGGAGAAGCCGCTGAAGAGCAATCAGAATTCACAGTAATGTTGAAGGCTGCTGGCGCATCTAAACTGGCAGTTGTAAAACTAGTTAAGGAATTAACTGGCGCTGGTCTTAAAGAAGCAAAAGAATTAGTTGATAATGCTCCATCTCCTATTAAAGAAGGTGTAGCTAAAGATGAAGCTGAAGCTTTAAAAGCTCAATTAGAAGAAGCTGGAGCAGAGGTTGAGCTTAAGTAA
- the rpoB gene encoding DNA-directed RNA polymerase subunit beta yields MSATQTERLNFSSVKNKPEYPDFLDIQIKSFQDFFQLETKSEERGQEGLYKTFLENFPITDTRNQFVLEFLDYFVDPPRYSIQECIERGLTYSVPLKARLKLYCTDAEHEDFETIVQDVYLGTIPYMTPSGTFCINGAERVVVSQLHRSPGVFFGQSFHANGTKLYSARVIPFKGSWIEFATDINSVMYAYIDRKKKLPVTTLFRAIGFERDKDILEIFDLAEEVKASKTGLKKYIGRKLAARVLKTWHEDFVDEDTGEVVSIERNEIILDRDTVLEKEHIDEVIDSGSKTILLHKEDNLQADYAIIHNTLQKDPTNSEKEAVEHIYRQLRNAEPPDEETARGIIHKLFFSDQRYNLGEVGRYRMNKKLGLDIAMDKQVLTKEDIITIVKYLIELINSKAEIDDIDHLSNRRVRTVGEQLSQQFGVGLARMARTIRERMNVRDNEVFTPIDLINAKTLSSVINSFFGTNQLSQFMDQTNPLAEITHKRRLSALGPGGLSRERAGFEVRDVHYTHYGRLCPIETPEGPNIGLISSLAVYAKVNNLGFIETPYRKVTDGKIDLKHEPVYLSAEEEEEKHIAQANIPLTDKGEIDTDKVIARMEGDFPLVEPTVVNYADVAPNQIASISASLIPFLEHDDANRALMGSNMMRQAVPLLIADSPIVGTGLERQVASDSRVLINAEGDGVVEYVDANEITIKYDRTEEERMVSFDSDSKTYQLIKFRKTNQSTSINLKPIVRKGDRVKKGQVLCQGYATEKGELALGRNMKVAFMPWKGYNFEDAIVISEKVVREDIFTSIHIDEYSLEVRDTKLGNEELTNDIPNVSEEATKDLDEFGMIRIGAEVKPGDILIGKITPKGESDPTPEEKLLRAIFGDKAGDVKDASLKASPSLNGVVIDKKLFARAVKDKRKRAKDKEDIAELEAKYEAKFVALQDVLVEKLFAIVGGKTAQGVNNDLGEVVFPKGKKFTLKMLHAVDDYTHLTGGTWTTDDETNVLVADLMHNYKIKENDLQGNLRREKFTISVGDELPSGILKLAKVYIAKKRKLKVGDKMAGRHGNKGIVARIVREEDMPFLEDGTPVDIVLNPLGVPSRMNIGQIYETVLGWAGQKLGRKYATPIFDGATIDQINELTDEAGIPRFGHTYLFDGGTGKRFDQPATVGIIYMLKLGHMVDDKMHARSIGPYSLITQQPLGGKAQFGGQRFGEMEVWALEAYGASSTLREILTVKSDDVIGRAKTYEAIVKGETMPEPGLPESFNVLMHELKGLGLDIRLEE; encoded by the coding sequence ATGTCAGCAACGCAAACTGAAAGATTGAATTTTTCCTCTGTAAAAAATAAGCCGGAATATCCCGACTTTTTGGACATTCAGATTAAATCCTTTCAGGATTTTTTCCAGTTGGAAACCAAATCAGAAGAAAGAGGCCAAGAAGGATTGTACAAAACCTTTTTGGAAAATTTCCCGATTACCGATACCCGAAACCAATTCGTTTTAGAGTTTTTGGACTATTTCGTAGATCCGCCAAGATATTCCATACAGGAGTGTATTGAACGTGGTCTTACCTATAGCGTGCCTTTAAAAGCACGTTTAAAACTGTACTGTACGGACGCCGAGCACGAAGATTTTGAAACCATCGTGCAAGATGTTTACTTAGGTACAATCCCGTACATGACCCCTAGCGGAACTTTCTGCATCAACGGGGCCGAGCGTGTAGTTGTTTCGCAACTTCACCGTTCGCCAGGGGTGTTCTTTGGCCAGTCGTTCCACGCTAATGGAACCAAACTTTACTCTGCCCGTGTAATCCCTTTTAAAGGTTCGTGGATTGAGTTTGCCACAGATATCAACAGTGTAATGTACGCGTACATTGACCGTAAGAAAAAGTTACCTGTAACTACACTTTTCCGTGCCATTGGTTTTGAAAGGGATAAGGATATTCTTGAAATTTTTGATCTTGCGGAAGAAGTAAAAGCTTCAAAAACAGGACTTAAAAAATATATTGGTCGTAAGCTAGCCGCCCGTGTGCTAAAAACTTGGCATGAGGATTTCGTAGATGAAGATACTGGCGAGGTTGTTTCCATAGAACGTAACGAGATTATTTTAGACCGTGATACTGTTCTTGAAAAAGAACATATTGACGAAGTAATTGATTCTGGTTCTAAGACTATATTATTACATAAAGAGGATAATCTTCAGGCAGATTACGCAATTATCCATAACACTTTGCAAAAGGATCCTACCAACTCAGAAAAAGAAGCGGTAGAACATATTTATAGACAGCTTCGTAACGCTGAACCGCCCGATGAGGAAACAGCTCGTGGCATCATCCACAAACTTTTCTTCAGCGACCAGAGATATAATCTTGGTGAAGTAGGTCGTTACAGAATGAACAAAAAACTTGGTCTTGATATCGCAATGGATAAGCAAGTGCTTACCAAAGAAGATATCATTACCATTGTTAAATACTTGATCGAGCTTATCAACTCCAAAGCTGAGATTGATGATATTGACCACCTTAGTAATCGTCGTGTACGTACTGTAGGGGAGCAATTATCACAACAGTTTGGTGTTGGTCTTGCCCGTATGGCGCGTACCATACGTGAGCGCATGAACGTTCGTGACAACGAGGTGTTTACACCTATTGATTTGATTAATGCGAAAACACTTTCGTCAGTAATCAATTCATTCTTTGGTACCAACCAGCTTTCTCAGTTTATGGACCAGACCAACCCTCTGGCAGAGATTACGCACAAGCGTCGTCTTTCAGCACTTGGGCCAGGTGGTCTATCCCGTGAAAGGGCAGGTTTCGAGGTTCGTGACGTTCATTATACACACTACGGAAGGCTGTGCCCGATTGAAACCCCGGAAGGACCAAACATTGGTCTTATTTCTTCACTTGCGGTTTATGCCAAAGTGAACAACCTTGGTTTCATAGAAACTCCATATCGTAAAGTAACGGATGGAAAAATTGACTTGAAGCACGAACCCGTTTATCTTTCTGCTGAAGAAGAGGAAGAAAAACATATTGCACAAGCCAATATACCATTAACAGATAAGGGTGAAATTGATACAGATAAGGTAATTGCACGTATGGAAGGTGACTTCCCACTTGTGGAACCAACAGTAGTAAATTACGCCGATGTTGCACCAAACCAGATTGCATCTATTTCTGCATCGTTGATTCCTTTCTTGGAACACGATGATGCTAACCGTGCATTGATGGGGTCAAACATGATGCGCCAGGCGGTACCTTTGTTGATTGCAGATTCACCAATCGTTGGAACAGGTCTTGAAAGACAAGTTGCCTCCGATAGCCGTGTATTGATAAATGCTGAAGGAGATGGTGTGGTTGAATACGTTGATGCAAATGAAATTACCATTAAATACGACCGTACCGAGGAAGAGCGTATGGTAAGTTTTGATAGCGATTCAAAAACATATCAATTAATTAAATTTAGAAAAACAAACCAAAGTACTTCCATTAACTTGAAGCCTATTGTTCGCAAAGGCGATAGAGTTAAAAAAGGACAGGTACTTTGCCAAGGTTATGCTACCGAAAAAGGAGAACTTGCACTGGGACGAAACATGAAAGTCGCTTTCATGCCTTGGAAAGGTTACAATTTTGAGGATGCAATCGTTATTTCTGAAAAAGTGGTTCGTGAAGATATTTTCACTTCTATCCATATAGATGAATATTCTTTGGAAGTTCGTGATACCAAACTTGGTAACGAGGAATTGACAAATGATATTCCCAATGTATCGGAAGAAGCCACAAAAGATTTGGATGAATTCGGTATGATCCGAATTGGAGCCGAGGTAAAACCTGGTGATATCCTTATCGGAAAAATTACTCCTAAAGGAGAAAGCGATCCAACTCCAGAAGAAAAACTGCTTCGTGCCATTTTTGGTGATAAAGCAGGTGATGTTAAGGATGCTTCTCTTAAAGCTTCACCGTCTTTGAATGGCGTGGTAATAGACAAGAAATTGTTTGCCCGTGCTGTAAAAGATAAACGTAAGCGAGCGAAAGACAAAGAAGATATCGCTGAACTTGAGGCAAAATACGAAGCAAAATTTGTTGCGCTTCAAGATGTATTGGTTGAAAAACTTTTCGCCATTGTAGGTGGAAAAACTGCCCAAGGTGTAAACAATGACCTTGGCGAAGTAGTATTCCCAAAAGGTAAAAAGTTCACATTAAAAATGCTCCATGCCGTTGACGATTACACCCACTTAACTGGTGGTACTTGGACGACCGATGATGAAACCAACGTGTTGGTGGCAGATTTGATGCACAACTATAAAATTAAAGAAAACGACCTTCAAGGTAACTTGCGTCGTGAGAAGTTTACAATCTCTGTGGGAGATGAGCTTCCTTCCGGAATTTTGAAACTTGCAAAAGTTTACATCGCTAAAAAGCGTAAACTGAAAGTAGGGGACAAGATGGCGGGACGTCACGGAAACAAAGGTATTGTTGCACGTATTGTACGTGAAGAAGATATGCCTTTCCTTGAAGACGGAACTCCTGTTGATATCGTGTTGAACCCACTTGGGGTACCATCGCGTATGAACATTGGGCAAATTTATGAAACGGTTCTTGGATGGGCTGGACAAAAATTAGGTCGCAAATATGCAACCCCGATTTTTGATGGTGCAACCATTGATCAAATCAATGAATTGACCGATGAAGCTGGAATCCCAAGATTTGGACACACCTATCTATTTGACGGTGGAACCGGTAAGCGTTTTGATCAACCTGCAACCGTAGGTATAATCTATATGCTGAAACTGGGCCACATGGTAGATGATAAGATGCACGCGCGTTCAATCGGTCCCTACTCACTTATTACGCAACAGCCGCTTGGTGGTAAAGCACAATTTGGTGGTCAGCGTTTTGGGGAGATGGAAGTTTGGGCACTCGAAGCATATGGTGCATCCAGCACACTTAGGGAAATATTGACTGTTAAATCTGATGATGTTATTGGAAGGGCGAAAACCTACGAGGCAATCGTAAAGGGTGAAACCATGCCAGAACCAGGATTACCGGAATCTTTCAACGTACTTATGCACGAATTGAAAGGATTGGGTCTTGACATTAGATTAGAAGAATAA
- the rpoC gene encoding DNA-directed RNA polymerase subunit beta', giving the protein MNRNKENTVQKFDKISIGLASPESILAESRGEVLKPETINYRTHKPERDGLFCERIFGPVKDYECACGKYKRIRYKGIVCDRCGVEVTEKKVRRDRVGHINLVVPVAHIWYFRSLPNKIGYLLGLPSKKLDMIIYYERYVVIQPGIAKYEGGEAVKKMDFLTEEEYIAILDTLPQENQYLEESDPNKFIAKMGAECLIDLLQRIDLNTLSYNLRHKANNETSKQRKTEALKRLQVVEALRDANKNRENKAEWMIMKVIPVIPPELRPLVPLDGGRFATSDLNDLYRRVIIRNNRLKRLMEIKAPEVILRNEKRMLQESVDSLFDNTRKSSAVKTDSNRPLKSLSDSLKGKQGRFRQNLLGKRVDYSARSVIVVGPELKLFECGLPKDMAAELYKPFVIRKLIERGIVKTVKSAKKIIDKKEPVVWDILENVLKGHPVLLNRAPTLHRLGIQAFQPKLIEGKAIQLHPLVCTAFNADFDGDQMAVHLPLGPEAILEAQLLMLASHNILNPANGSPVAVPSQDMVLGLYYMTKLKKTMGDVVVKGEGLTFYSAEEAIIAYNEGQVDLNAEIKIRTKDFNENGELVKQIITTTLGRVIFNEQVPEEAGFINEVLTKKSLRDIIGRILKVTSVPVTSAFLDEIKTLGYKFAFEGGLSFSLGDIIIPAEKQSMIDSANEQVDGIINSYNMGLITNNERYNQVIDIWTATNAELTELSMKRIREDQQGFNSVYMMLDSGARGSKEQIRQLTGMRGLMAKPKKSNSGGGEIIENPILSNFKEGLSILEYFISTHGARKGLADTALKTADAGYLTRRLVDVSQDVIINIEDCGTLRGIEVSPLKKNEEVVETLGDRIVGRTALNDIVNPLTKELLVASGDHISEEIAEAIEKSPLESVEVRSALTCEAKQGICSQCYGRNLATNKMVQRGEAVGVVAAQSIGEPGTQLTLRTFHVGGIAGNISEENKLVVRFDGKAEIEDLKTVKGEDNQGKTVDIVISRTSEIKLVDKKTGITLSTNNIPYGSTLYVKDGDSLNAGDVVCSWDPYNGVIISEFAGKIKYENIVQGLTYQVEIDEQTGFQEKVITESRDKKRIPTLQILGKKDEIIRSYNLPVGAHLMVDDGDKIKIGKVLVKIPRKSAKAGDITGGLPRVTELFEARNPSNPAVVSEIDGVVSFGKIKRGNREIIVESKLGELKKYLVKLSNQILVQENDYVRAGMPLSDGSITPEDILRIKGPSAVQQYLVNEVQEVYRLQGVKINDKHFEVVVRQMMRKVQIQDPGDTTFLEDQLAHKDDFIEENDKIFGMKVVTNAGDSENLKEGQILTSRELRDENSLLRRNDKVLAEARDAVPATATPVLQGITRASLQTKSFISAASFQETTKVLNEAAVAGKVDTLEGLKENVIVGHKIPAGTGMRRYDTIIVGSKQELEEMNRVKQEVNYN; this is encoded by the coding sequence ATGAACAGAAATAAAGAAAACACAGTACAGAAATTCGACAAGATTTCTATTGGTTTGGCTTCTCCTGAATCCATTTTGGCGGAATCACGCGGCGAAGTTCTAAAACCCGAAACAATCAACTACCGTACGCACAAGCCAGAGCGTGACGGTCTTTTCTGTGAGCGCATTTTCGGTCCGGTAAAGGATTACGAATGTGCCTGTGGTAAATATAAAAGAATACGCTACAAAGGTATTGTTTGCGACCGTTGTGGTGTGGAAGTAACGGAGAAGAAAGTACGTCGTGACCGTGTGGGGCATATCAATTTGGTGGTTCCCGTGGCGCACATTTGGTACTTCCGAAGCCTTCCGAACAAAATTGGTTACCTTCTTGGGTTGCCTTCCAAGAAATTGGATATGATCATTTACTACGAGCGTTATGTAGTAATTCAGCCAGGTATTGCAAAATACGAAGGTGGTGAAGCCGTTAAGAAAATGGATTTCCTTACTGAAGAGGAATACATTGCAATCCTTGACACACTTCCGCAGGAGAACCAATATTTGGAAGAAAGCGATCCAAACAAATTTATCGCGAAAATGGGAGCGGAGTGCTTGATCGATCTTTTACAAAGAATCGATTTGAACACACTTTCGTACAACCTTCGCCATAAAGCAAACAACGAAACTTCAAAACAACGTAAAACCGAAGCGCTGAAACGTCTTCAAGTTGTGGAAGCACTTCGTGATGCAAACAAAAACCGCGAGAACAAGGCCGAATGGATGATTATGAAAGTAATCCCGGTAATTCCGCCAGAATTACGTCCATTGGTGCCACTTGATGGTGGTCGTTTCGCAACATCAGATTTGAACGATCTTTACCGAAGAGTAATCATTCGTAACAACCGTTTGAAGCGATTGATGGAGATTAAAGCTCCAGAAGTTATTCTTCGTAACGAAAAACGTATGCTTCAAGAATCGGTAGATTCATTGTTTGACAATACACGTAAATCTTCCGCGGTAAAAACTGACAGCAACCGTCCGTTGAAATCCCTTTCAGATTCATTGAAAGGAAAACAAGGTCGTTTCCGTCAAAACTTGCTTGGTAAGCGTGTGGATTATTCGGCACGTTCGGTAATCGTCGTTGGACCAGAATTGAAATTGTTCGAGTGCGGTCTTCCAAAAGATATGGCTGCCGAGCTTTACAAACCTTTCGTAATCCGTAAATTGATTGAGCGAGGGATTGTAAAAACAGTAAAATCTGCAAAGAAAATTATAGATAAAAAAGAGCCGGTAGTTTGGGATATTCTTGAAAATGTTTTGAAAGGACACCCAGTATTGCTAAACCGTGCTCCAACGCTTCACCGTTTGGGAATCCAAGCGTTCCAGCCTAAATTGATTGAAGGCAAGGCAATCCAGCTGCACCCATTGGTATGTACCGCATTCAACGCGGATTTCGATGGTGACCAGATGGCGGTACACCTTCCACTTGGGCCAGAGGCTATTTTGGAAGCCCAGTTGTTGATGCTCGCTTCGCATAACATTTTGAACCCTGCGAACGGATCTCCGGTTGCGGTTCCTTCACAGGATATGGTTTTGGGTCTTTATTATATGACCAAACTGAAAAAGACCATGGGCGATGTGGTGGTTAAAGGAGAAGGACTTACTTTTTATTCTGCCGAAGAAGCTATTATTGCCTACAACGAAGGGCAAGTAGATTTGAATGCCGAAATAAAAATACGTACCAAGGATTTCAACGAAAATGGTGAATTGGTAAAACAAATCATCACCACAACTTTGGGAAGAGTAATCTTCAACGAGCAAGTTCCCGAAGAAGCTGGTTTCATTAATGAGGTATTGACGAAAAAATCACTTCGTGATATTATCGGAAGGATTTTGAAAGTAACTTCAGTTCCCGTTACTTCAGCTTTCCTTGATGAAATTAAAACCCTTGGCTATAAATTCGCCTTTGAGGGTGGATTGTCTTTCAGCCTGGGTGATATTATCATTCCTGCCGAAAAACAAAGTATGATTGATAGTGCCAACGAACAAGTAGATGGCATTATCAACAGCTACAACATGGGTCTAATTACCAACAACGAACGTTACAACCAGGTAATTGATATTTGGACCGCAACCAACGCTGAACTTACCGAGCTTTCTATGAAGCGTATTCGTGAAGATCAGCAAGGTTTCAACTCTGTGTATATGATGCTTGACTCTGGTGCGAGGGGTTCCAAGGAACAAATTCGCCAGCTTACAGGTATGCGTGGATTGATGGCGAAACCAAAAAAATCAAACTCCGGTGGAGGCGAGATTATTGAGAACCCGATTCTTTCCAACTTTAAGGAAGGTCTATCAATTCTTGAGTACTTTATCTCTACCCACGGTGCGCGTAAAGGTCTTGCGGATACCGCTCTTAAAACAGCGGATGCAGGTTACCTAACCCGTCGTTTGGTGGATGTTTCACAAGATGTTATCATCAATATTGAAGATTGTGGCACCCTTCGTGGAATCGAGGTTTCACCATTGAAAAAGAACGAAGAAGTTGTAGAAACTTTGGGAGATAGAATTGTTGGGCGTACCGCGCTTAATGATATCGTAAACCCATTGACCAAGGAATTATTGGTTGCCTCCGGCGATCACATTTCTGAGGAAATAGCAGAAGCCATTGAAAAATCGCCCTTGGAAAGTGTGGAAGTTCGTTCCGCCCTAACTTGTGAGGCAAAACAAGGAATCTGTTCACAGTGTTACGGTCGTAACCTTGCAACCAATAAAATGGTTCAGCGTGGTGAAGCAGTAGGTGTTGTGGCCGCACAATCCATCGGGGAGCCCGGTACACAGCTTACGCTACGTACCTTCCACGTGGGTGGTATCGCGGGTAACATTTCCGAAGAAAATAAATTGGTCGTTAGATTTGACGGAAAAGCTGAGATCGAAGATCTTAAAACCGTTAAAGGTGAAGACAACCAAGGAAAAACGGTAGATATCGTTATTTCCCGTACTTCTGAAATTAAACTTGTTGACAAGAAAACAGGAATTACACTCAGCACCAACAACATTCCTTACGGTTCCACACTGTATGTGAAAGATGGCGATAGCCTAAATGCCGGTGATGTTGTGTGTTCTTGGGATCCATATAACGGGGTAATTATTTCTGAATTTGCTGGAAAGATCAAATACGAAAACATTGTTCAAGGTTTGACCTATCAGGTTGAAATCGATGAACAAACCGGTTTCCAAGAAAAGGTAATTACAGAATCTAGAGATAAAAAACGTATCCCGACCCTGCAGATTTTAGGGAAGAAAGACGAAATTATCCGAAGCTATAACCTGCCGGTTGGTGCCCACTTGATGGTGGACGATGGCGACAAGATCAAGATTGGTAAAGTACTGGTGAAAATTCCACGTAAGTCTGCGAAAGCGGGTGATATTACTGGAGGTCTTCCACGTGTTACCGAACTTTTTGAAGCGCGTAATCCTTCCAACCCAGCGGTTGTTAGCGAGATTGACGGGGTAGTTTCCTTCGGAAAAATTAAGCGTGGTAACCGCGAGATTATCGTCGAGTCCAAATTGGGCGAACTGAAAAAGTATTTGGTAAAACTATCAAACCAAATTCTTGTTCAGGAAAACGATTACGTTCGTGCAGGTATGCCACTTTCCGATGGTTCCATTACGCCAGAGGATATCCTTCGCATTAAAGGCCCTTCAGCAGTACAACAATATCTTGTGAACGAAGTTCAGGAGGTTTACCGTCTGCAAGGGGTGAAAATTAACGACAAGCACTTCGAGGTGGTTGTTCGCCAAATGATGCGCAAGGTACAGATCCAGGATCCGGGAGATACAACTTTCCTTGAAGATCAATTGGCTCATAAAGATGATTTCATTGAAGAAAACGATAAGATTTTTGGAATGAAGGTGGTAACAAACGCCGGTGATTCCGAAAACTTGAAGGAAGGACAAATCCTTACTTCACGTGAACTTCGCGATGAAAACTCTTTATTGAGAAGAAATGACAAAGTGCTTGCAGAAGCGCGCGATGCGGTTCCTGCAACGGCAACTCCGGTACTTCAAGGTATCACCAGAGCGTCGTTACAGACCAAGTCATTCATCTCTGCAGCTTCATTCCAGGAAACCACCAAAGTACTTAACGAAGCGGCTGTTGCCGGTAAAGTAGATACTTTGGAAGGCTTGAAAGAGAACGTAATTGTAGGACATAAAATACCAGCCGGAACCGGTATGCGTAGATATGATACTATAATTGTAGGCTCTAAACAAGAGCTTGAGGAAATGAACCGCGTAAAGCAAGAAGTAAATTATAATTAA
- a CDS encoding DUF3467 domain-containing protein, with product MADQKKEQPKQGQINIELDESVAQGIYSNLAIINHSVSEFVVDFVTIMPGIPKSKVKSRIILTPQHAKRFLKALNDNVKRFENAHGEIKDYEQPPIPLNFGPTGEA from the coding sequence ATGGCAGATCAAAAGAAAGAACAGCCCAAGCAAGGGCAGATAAATATAGAATTGGATGAAAGTGTTGCGCAGGGAATTTATAGTAACCTGGCAATTATCAATCATTCCGTTTCTGAATTTGTGGTTGATTTTGTTACCATAATGCCAGGAATCCCAAAAAGTAAAGTGAAGTCGAGAATTATCTTGACGCCACAGCACGCAAAAAGATTCCTAAAGGCATTGAACGACAATGTAAAAAGATTTGAGAACGCCCACGGCGAAATAAAGGATTACGAGCAACCGCCCATTCCTTTAAACTTCGGCCCGACCGGCGAAGCATAA